In Borrelia parkeri, the genomic window ACTTAGGATACTTTGGGTCATTAACCTTTTTCTTTGTTCTAGTTAAGAATACTTGTAAGTACATAACATAATCAGATAACTTAGCTTCGTATACACTTAGTTCTTTAATAGTTTGGGTTTTAGGAGGTGTTGGCTCCTCTGTTAGTGACGCAATAGATGTACATGAAAAGATAACTGTTAAAAGGGTTAGTTTTATAAGTTTACTCAAATTATGCCTCCTTTAGCATTTTGATGTAAGTGCTCATTATCTTGTTACGTTTAGCTCTAAGTTGTGATGTGTATTTTGTAAGCTCATCGTGATCATCAGCATTTTCTATGATTTCAATGTTAATCCTTAGTATCTCCTCAATTTCACGTAGTAGTTTAATAGCTTCCCTCCCTTCCATTTGATATATGCTAGCTTCATATAGAACGTAAAAGTAATTAACCACTTTAGTAAAAATATTGATATAAGTGGCGGTATTTTTACCGTGATGATTATTTTTAATAATTTCGGTAAAGTTATTTAAAATATCAACACTTAATTTAGCAGTGCTTAATTTCATAAGTCCTCTCCTTTATCTGTGTCTTTACCTTGTTTTTTTATCTTACTAGCTAAAATAGTTAGTATATCTTTGATTGCTGGCTTGAAGATCAGTCCAAGACTTAAGATAAAGGCACCAATAATAACTAACTTCACTTCATTGATGTTAATCAGTTGAAGTAAAAAATTTAATACATTATTCTCAACTTCATTCAACTTTATGTCTCCTCTCATTTAAATTGGTAGCTACAACTATATATCAATATAGCAAAAACAAAACTAAAAAATACAAATAAAAATTATAGCTTCACGAGTAAAGGAACGCCACTCACATTCTTTTGCATATACCAACCTTCTAGAATATTGGCATCAAAACCTGTACCGCCATGTACACTTGAAAGCTTAAAGATAGTTCGTTTTGAAGAATAGCTATATTTTATGCTTACTTCTTTATCAGATTGTGAAGTTGAATTAGATCTTGCAGTAACTTTGACAATTAAATATATGGGACTATCATCATATGAACTGTCTGTTTGTATAATAATTTCTTCATTGTTAGATGTAGCTGTGGACCCAAGGTCAAAGACATAACGTCCATATTTTAAACTAGACATGTACACAGTGTTTCTATAAAACCCGTCACTATTATAACTAGTTGCTCTTATTGTAGTAGTACTACTTGTACTAAAGCTGTTACTAATACCAGTTAGATATTCTTGTACTGGAATTTTTTTAAACTAGAGTAATAAAGTCCTATAAAGTAATGACTTTTGCTTAAATTATCTTCAGGCAAGTTAGATTCAAACTTACTTGTAACTTTACTTATAATAGTGTCCATAACACTAGATTCATTATTTTTAAGTTTTTCTATAACTTTATTATATGTCTGTGAAATACTACTAGAGTCATCTTTTAAAAATTTGGTAAGTACTTGACTATAAACTTGGTTTATAAAATTGGTGTCGCTTAGCAATTCATTAGCAATTAGTGTTTTGATAACTTGTTTGAAATCATTCTTTCGATCACCATCATCTAGGAATATTTTTGTATGTAAGTCCTTATGGAAGTTATCAAGAGTAATAGCATGACAACTAGAAAACCCATCATCTAGGACCAAAAGGTCAGTGGGTTTAAGCTTGGTTAATTTATTAAGATTTTTAATCTCAATTGTATCATCGTGTTTTACAATACCTTCAGGTTCTTGACTTGACATAAAATCTCCTTAACTATTATCCTTTAAATTCTTTTATATATTGACCCTCATGGTCTTGTATCTTGAGTACTCTTCCAATAGGG contains:
- a CDS encoding BlyB family putative holin accessory protein, encoding MKLSTAKLSVDILNNFTEIIKNNHHGKNTATYINIFTKVVNYFYVLYEASIYQMEGREAIKLLREIEEILRINIEIIENADDHDELTKYTSQLRAKRNKIMSTYIKMLKEA
- a CDS encoding DUF685 domain-containing protein; its protein translation is MSSQEPEGIVKHDDTIEIKNLNKLTKLKPTDLLVLDDGFSSCHAITLDNFHKDLHTKIFLDDGDRKNDFKQVIKTLIANELLSDTNFINQVYSQVLTKFLKDDSSSISQTYNKVIEKLKNNESSVMDTIISKVTSKFESNLPEDNLSKSHYFIGLYYSSLKKFQYKNI
- a CDS encoding BlyA family holin, giving the protein MRGDIKLNEVENNVLNFLLQLININEVKLVIIGAFILSLGLIFKPAIKDILTILASKIKKQGKDTDKGEDL
- a CDS encoding BBA14 family lipoprotein → MSKLIKLTLLTVIFSCTSIASLTEEPTPPKTQTIKELSVYEAKLSDYVMYLQVFLTRTKKKVNDPKYPKFTYFDTSTLKSESTIDDLMFNINLFKEYISIIKPIAQMVYKRYSKLQN
- a CDS encoding DUF685 domain-containing protein; this translates as MSSLKYGRYVFDLGSTATSNNEEIIIQTDSSYDDSPIYLIVKVTARSNSTSQSDKEVSIKYSYSSKRTIFKLSSVHGGTGFDANILEGWYMQKNVSGVPLLVKL